Genomic window (Ananas comosus cultivar F153 linkage group 16, ASM154086v1, whole genome shotgun sequence):
ATAAGTATACTTATTGTTGACTCATCAGCTTGTTCCACTTCGACTCCAGGATTAACAAAAGAGTAATCTACTAAGATGAGAGCATCATAGAGGATGTCTCGAACCAAAATCTCTTCTTCGGTACTCTGAATAAACAAAACATGGGTTAGAACATCTCATCAATAGTCAGCTTCATAATTACATAAACTATGCAACAAGAGGAACAAATGAAAGGTTACATTCAAATTCCACACGTTATGTATAGCACGGATGTTGTGTAATATAACTAATATTCGCCTGACTTAGGCTGCTTAGTAGGCCTATCGATTACCCTCGCTTGCTATCTTGTAAGCTGTCATTTTTAATTGAATACAGGGACAGAAGATGTAGTTCACCTCTTTCAATTTAGTATACAACCCCCGCATATGCGCTAGTACAAAAATGTTAATTGACCATaaagttttaataaaataagaaacaaagGATCTTGGCTCGTTTCCCCCTGTTATTCCAACGTTGATCACCCTCGGCAAACTGAATCAATGTGAAATGCCGATAGATAATAGATTACAATCAAATCAAGAACTAATAGGCATGTCGAACATCTCCCCACTTTTTCCTAGCTTAACAAATATAACGCCGACCCAACAAAGTCAAAAGCTGCTACTCAAGAGAGATATCTAGAATGACTTCCACCAAGAAGGACGAATAGtaaaaattattcttaaaaaagCCAATAAATATGTATTAACAAAAAGACTACATGGACCCAACTTGAAAAACTTGGATAAGCTCCTCTAGGAATAACTATTTTGCATTGCCAACAAACCTACATATCCATTCAGACAGCGGAGCAGGTGCATATATGAAATTAAACAAGAGAGCCGCCGATTGATATTTACTTACCAAGAGAGAGGCGAGAGGCGTATGTGGTTCAAGCAGCAATCTCAACAAAATCTCTGTTTTCAACCATAGAAGTTCGTATTTGATCAGTAACATAGTCAAGCAAGTTATCTTACCGAACACGTGGATAGCGGAGCCGCTTACCAAAGAAGACGCGGTTCTGGAACACGGTGATCGAGCTAACAGTCCAAATCCTCAGCTCCTTCTGCAACTCCGGCCTCGGAGAACCACCGCCTTGTACCTTCAAGCACAACCTCAGCAAGAACGCCTCGGCCACCACAACCGCAGCTAAGTAACCAATCCCACACCCTTCTTTACTGAACTCATACCTTGTTTCATCACTAACCAACGGGAAAAGCACGCCAAAGCCGCTTCCTTTGTTGTTCGCATGGTGCACGGTCCACACGCGAACAAGATCGCCGAAACCCGGGAGCAAGCAACTGGGAGTAGAGTCTCCCCCACCGGAACTCTTGCTGCTGCAAATGCTAATGTAGCTTAGTATTCCTTCTACTAAACACTCCATCTCCTTGTTAACCCTCTTCGCCTCCTTCTTGGAGAGCTTCGCCGCAGCGAGGGCGCAGTAGTACAGCTCGGAAACGGCGGgggcgaggagggcgaggcaCTTGGCGCCGCCGCAGGAGGCGGAGCACGCGGCGAGCATCTGGAGCAGGTCCTTCACGGCGGCGACGCGGCCAAGGGGGTCGTCCCTCTTACCGGCGATCGCCTCGTGGTAGCCCACGGCGGAGTAGAACCACACGATCTCGAGCGGGGGGTCGGAGCTCGATTGGAGGAGGCGGAAGAAGATCAAACGGAAGGGGGAGAAGTCGCACGAATCCCGCTTCTGGATCTCGACCAGGAACCGGTCGATCGACTCCTTGAGCACGGACTGGAAATTGGGGGCGCCGAGGGGCCCGAGAGAGAGGGGTTTCGCCATTAACGGGGATTCGAGGAGGACGGAGTTCATCTGGGGTGGGATTCGGGGGTAGGGCTTTTTCGAATTCGAGGATCAAGCGGGAAGAGGAGGGGACGGGAACGGGGACGGGGAGGTGATGTGAAACCCTTGGTTGGTGTTTCGATTCGAAGGGTTTATGGGGCACAAAGTGCAGTGCAGttattagggttagggttttcgcAACGGGCCGAGCTCGGGGATGGTTTAGTATTATAGCAGGTACACTGGGGACCGTTGAACCACTTGCGTTGTAATTCAAATGGaagataataatataaaataaaatatgggtgtttctttttgtttttaatagaAGAGCAAGCAAATATTAAGTGGGACGGTGTCTGTTGAAAGAGAAAATTGGGTccgaaaattgatttttttttttttgtttaattcttCATAAAATACTTACTTGTGAAACACAACTTTACATATACAGAAAACACAtctatttcctttttctttttttatttttacaaaaaaaaaatctgtatgTTTTCCTCGTGCGGGAGAATTAGAGTTTTCCAGCAAAAAACAAAGGTGCGTGCTTGAACATTTGGGAAGTGAGAAAAACTCCCCATTACAGAAGCATAATTACTACATAAATCATTAAGCTTCATCTGGTGATAACTGGCATAAATTTATTACACAAGAATTAAGATGCTCATCCCAGGCAGAAAAGTAAGTGCTCATGGCTGAGAAAATGTCAGAATAGCAAACCAAAATAGAAAGAAGCTGATAACAATTTCAGTTCAAATGACGGAAAAGGTCTGAAAGATGAACAATTACAATAAGATAATAATTTTCAGAAAGCCCCAAGAGGCGCGTCGCAACGTTACAAGCCCACAGTTCTCGAAATAAATACATATCATCCTTATCCACGATATATCGTTGGATGCTCTCTGTTTTGATTGAAGGAGAGCTacaatctattttttttgaacCTAAAAAGAACATTTCCAACAAAAATGGTCGATATTCGGACCccctaaaaagaaaaggaaaaaaaggggaaaacaGAACCAGGTAGCTCTCATTGAGAAAGAGTAGTAAGTTACTTCCTCGTGTATCTTAATAGCTTTTTCTTTCCCCAAAAGGGTGTTTACATGGCCACCGACTGATACAGCCTCCTGCATTTCCCACGTTCGCCGCGTGAAAAGCAAAGTGCCTTCACCAGAAGCAGCACCCAAAAGAATCATGGTACAAGTAGAAGCTTTTTCATGGAGAAGTGCATTTTGGCCGTCGCCTCTATGCATAGTACATGTACAAGCTGTTGGCAGCAGCACAAGCAATTGAATTCTCGGTTGGGTGCCACGCCAAATGGAGCAGCTTCATAGAAAAGTCGTGCGAGTTCCCATTGGCATCAACTGCTGCGCTGTCCGTTCCTGTTTAAATTTCCTTTTAATGAAAAAGTTTCCAACTAGAAAAGTTGTTAGAACCGAAAAGTTATAACAGCTAAACACTAACCTCTCCTGACAGCACGGGTCAAGTTGCTCAGAGATCTTGCAGGCCTTGAAGGGTTTTGGACTTGTTTCCTAAGATGATAACAGTCGAAGAAAAATACACTTGTAAGTTAGGAACTCGTCAAATTCATGGGAACTAAATGGTTTTGCATTAGAACATGTATTTAAAAGAAAGGGCATTTTACTTTGGCTTGTAGGAATAAGCAGCTACCTTTTTAAAGGGCACATACAAAATACAGATTTCAGGGGCATATGTATAAATATCTCCaacataaatataaactatCAGAAGATAATTTTAGACGTCAGGAGGTCCCAATGTTATTTTGGTATCAACCTATATTTTACAATGTATTATCACTGCTTATTACTTTTATAAGGACTTGCATGACTAATACCTCATAGGATTTTTACTTGCTTCCAAAGTTGTCGCCTCATTGCTTCCAGgaacacatccaaacactcggaAAAGGTTGCTGAATTGACACAAATAGATGGCATTATTATTTTTGGTTGAGTAATCAAAGTTAGGTCTCAATCAGATAAGCACAGAAGTGTACCTGTAAGAACCAGTAGCTACTCTTAATCCATCTCCACTTAAACAACACTCGAATTTGTCAAAAATAGAGTCATTTTCATACAAATCACATAGCTGTAGGAGGAAAAACACAGCTGCATCATAAACAATGTATAAATTGCATGAACTTATAGTTAACTAGGCTTAACGGGAAAAGAGATCACCTTTGGCCTTAAATATTCATGGACCTGGAAAGTCGCTACAGGGCCTGCATTCATGTTTACGTCCCACAGCTGGAAGTATTAGACGAAAACTAACATATAAGAATTTGAAGAACACCAATGAAGGAATCAAACATTTTAGTCTAGGTAATAATATTGCATCCATTGTAGAAATTCAACAATTTGGTTAGACCATTGTATCCATCACATAGCATGACCAAAACAACAAAGCAAAGTAGCTATAGACTAAACGATAGAAATGTTTCTCCCATGAGAATCATTTATACCTAAGTAATAATAAAGAAAGCGTAATATTTTCTACTAGCTACAGATCACAATACATGGAAGGAGCACAGAATTATAAACCTATTCAACTACGGCAATTACTAAAGAAAAGAGTTGTTTGATCTGTGTGAAACAGTTAAATCTGTAGAATAATATTATTGGACCAAACAACCAAACAATCTGATACATATATCTAACAGTATGAAgttcaaggaaagaaaattaGATCAATTGTGCTTGAAACAACAAAAAGTTACAAAGCAAGACATGCTAGCAGATATAGAAAAATGAACCTTGAGAGTCATGTAATCACGGCTAAGAATATGCCTTCCATCCCTTGAGAACTTGATATCTGAAATTGAAGCAATAATCTCAGTAAAAAATGATCTTGAACCTGGTGCATCATGCTCCTCAAACCTGTAAGGGCCCAATATTAGCTGTTAAGATGATAGAAACGCTACCcgattttctgaaattttaagattatatGAGAAATACAGCAACGGATAGCACCCAGGAAAGAACTTACTGCTGGGAATGGTTGTCACATAAAGCTGATTGCCTCAAATCAATAAGGCGTATTGAGCCCTTCGAGCTACTATATGCCAATGTGTTGCAATGAATAGGGTGAAATTCAGCAGACGTTATAACCTCTGCATGTTTCAGAAAGTGAGTTCTGCAGTTGGTCCCATTCAttgaaaataaaacataaattgcCAAGACCAAGAATGAAAAATATCATGCAATAATGACACTAAGAAAACTATTGTAAGTTAAATAGATGGAGACATCTTATGAATGAAAATCTTTCCAATTTGTGATGCAAAGACATCAGGCGCCAAGGAATTCCAATATAAACCTCAGCAGTTTAAAATGCTTATTAGGGAATCATCTCTTTCTAGATACTTGATAACACAGATCCTTGATAACACATGTAATTCAATTTGAGTGGAAAAGTTTTTATTCTATGATCTGAAATTTTAATGTACCCGTATGAGTTTTAATATCAACTGAGCTTAAGACCTATCACTTCCAAAGCAAAACTTAGTGTCTAGGCCCTGGAGATCATCCATCTGCCAACCTATCTATGACTTTTATAAATAGTAGTGGTCGCTAAATTAGCAACTAACTTTACAGCAGGGAGTGCATAATACATAGATGAGATACGCATTACGATATAATAAAATCACAAGCATCGAGAAGACCTTTTGCCTTGCCAAACAAATTATTGCAGTAGCAAGACAGAAACAAGTACCCAGAGTATAATACACAGTAGCATCAGAACATATACCAGTAAGGTCCTCCATGTTTGCAGGCTTCACATCAACAATGTTGAAACTCTGGTCGCTGACTTCCAGGTTCCAAAGATTAATCCGCAAATCATCAGCTGATATGAAAGTCTCGGCATCACTGAAcaataaaagggaaaaaaaaaaatcattacaaAACAGAAACAAAATGCTCAGAAAGGagctagaaatttcaaatttaaaagcatCCAAAGTAGTGAGAAATTTAAA
Coding sequences:
- the LOC109722369 gene encoding serine/threonine protein phosphatase 2A 55 kDa regulatory subunit B beta isoform-like, translating into MNGPGAEDAAAPPPPLLDWKFSQVFGERTAGEEIQEVDIISAIEFDKSGNHLATGDRGGRVVLFERTDLKDRVCRRDLEKADCPIRRHPEFHYKTEFQSHEPEFDYLKSLEIEEKINKIRWWQTANSALFLLSTNDKTIKFWKVQEKKVKKVCEMNLDSSQASANGSYTGCNTPSPRACLPNGGCSERPCGYSSGDILFPLGGFPSLRLPVVVATQETSLVAKCRRVYAHAHDYHINSISNNSDAETFISADDLRINLWNLEVSDQSFNIVDVKPANMEDLTEVITSAEFHPIHCNTLAYSSSKGSIRLIDLRQSALCDNHSQQFEEHDAPGSRSFFTEIIASISDIKFSRDGRHILSRDYMTLKLWDVNMNAGPVATFQVHEYLRPKLCDLYENDSIFDKFECCLSGDGLRVATGSYSNLFRVFGCVPGSNEATTLEASKNPMRKQVQNPSRPARSLSNLTRAVRRGTDSAAVDANGNSHDFSMKLLHLAWHPTENSIACAAANSLYMYYA
- the LOC109722587 gene encoding uncharacterized protein LOC109722587, giving the protein MNSVLLESPLMAKPLSLGPLGAPNFQSVLKESIDRFLVEIQKRDSCDFSPFRLIFFRLLQSSSDPPLEIVWFYSAVGYHEAIAGKRDDPLGRVAAVKDLLQMLAACSASCGGAKCLALLAPAVSELYYCALAAAKLSKKEAKRVNKEMECLVEGILSYISICSSKSSGGGDSTPSCLLPGFGDLVRVWTVHHANNKGSGFGVLFPLVSDETRYEFSKEGCGIGYLAAVVVAEAFLLRLCLKVQGGGSPRPELQKELRIWTVSSITVFQNRVFFEILLRLLLEPHTPLASLLSTEEEILVRDILYDALILVDYSFVNPGVEVEQADESTISILITRLIVAYEATEIARRKGDQGRALSYINAFSTSSTPIYLTKWVGSQVGSEKLNRPNSTAPQALLKWLVDFEDKGLRLLGDNISRLRKRLMFEESKVVSEHAMVDSISKETDADLFFFDKQRNDTEEDHKDRDIEMVDNAFMAAANSMKSAIDGRRKRKGSGGEGELQVKFVKYKIHDSSVKDYFLPITNGVCSGSEVENSPSDAEMEETD